The Malus domestica chromosome 10, GDT2T_hap1 genome contains a region encoding:
- the LOC103422275 gene encoding uncharacterized protein isoform X4: MFIFFFLHTKTRQVISESIMDLEVSTSSVKWFKPFQPKGSSDLGGEESALQIALNQSQRQTQCMESCARHSAIYYKIMLNFPSLETAQARSKSGIQAIPSLHVVQRQKHVNKKVYVDLRVGDVIRFGLRQRISTKVNITKAITSFLSETRSFYPAPTLNSLHFTWLVAVLAHHKLIALQLLCLLGNYVPFYALCCPNCVMLPR, encoded by the exons ATGTTCATATTCTTCTTCCTTCATACCAAAACTAGACAGGTTATTAGTGAATCCATTATGGACCTGGAGGTTTCAACTTCGTCAGTGAAATGGTTCAA GCCCTTTCAGCCAAAGGGTTCTtctgaccttggaggagaagaaaGTGCCCTACAAATTGCACTTAATCAATCTCAGCGACAAACCCAGTG CATGGAGAGCTGTGCAAGGCACTCTGCAATTTATTACAAAATAATGTTAAATTTTCCTTCTTTGGAAACAGCTCAAGCTAGGAGCAAGTCCGGTATCCAAGCTATACCTTCATTGCATGTAGTACAGAGACAGAAGCAT GTGAACAAAAAGGTTTATGTGGATTTACGTGTTGGTGATGTCATCCGTTTTGGGCT aagacaaaggatAAGCACAAAAGTAAACATCACAAAGGCGATCACATCTTTCCTTTCTGAAACAAGGTCCTTCTATCCTGCGCCAACTTTGAATTCACTGCACTTCACCTGGCTG GTAGCTGTTTTAGCTCATCACAAACTTATAGCTCTGCAATTACTCTGCTTGCTTGGAAATTATGTTCCTTTTTATGCTCTTTGTTGCCCAAACTGTGTCATGCTGCCGAGGTAG
- the LOC103422275 gene encoding uncharacterized protein isoform X1, which produces MNLSRRSNLIFSSPTLFKNSNSFSTYTIPKQCVMNSGILIQVVVIAVQLFFQYVYALTVLQSLSLSVSLISFRFWKSLTFGGFVFLQLSMNFTDFLCNPCCRKQSRHRCGRRNAVIRAPEHATIGPFSQRVLLTLEEKKVPYKLHLINLSDKPSAQARSKSGIQAIPSLHVVQRQKHVNKKVYVDLRVGDVIRFGLRQRISTKVNITKAITSFLSETRSFYPAPTLNSLHFTWLVAVLAHHKLIALQLLCLLGNYVPFYALCCPNCVMLPR; this is translated from the exons ATGAATCTCTCAAGGCGCTCGAATCTGATATTCAGTTCGCCAACACTCTTTAAGAACTCCAATTCTTTCTCTACTTACACAATTCCAAAGCAATGTGTAATGAACAgtggaattttgattcaagttgtaGTAATTGCCGTGCAATTGTTTTTCCAATATGTTTATGCACTTACGGTActccaatctctctctctctctgtctctctcattTCTTTTCGGTTTTGGAAATCTCTGACTTTTGGtggttttgttttcttgcaGTTGTCGATGAATTTTACGGACTTCCTTTGTAATCCTTGCTGCAGAAAGCAATCTCGACACCGCTGTGGGCGAAGGAACGCCGTCATACGAGCCCCAGAGCATGCTACTATTG GCCCTTTCAGCCAAAGGGTTCTtctgaccttggaggagaagaaaGTGCCCTACAAATTGCACTTAATCAATCTCAGCGACAAACCCAGTG CTCAAGCTAGGAGCAAGTCCGGTATCCAAGCTATACCTTCATTGCATGTAGTACAGAGACAGAAGCAT GTGAACAAAAAGGTTTATGTGGATTTACGTGTTGGTGATGTCATCCGTTTTGGGCT aagacaaaggatAAGCACAAAAGTAAACATCACAAAGGCGATCACATCTTTCCTTTCTGAAACAAGGTCCTTCTATCCTGCGCCAACTTTGAATTCACTGCACTTCACCTGGCTG GTAGCTGTTTTAGCTCATCACAAACTTATAGCTCTGCAATTACTCTGCTTGCTTGGAAATTATGTTCCTTTTTATGCTCTTTGTTGCCCAAACTGTGTCATGCTGCCGAGGTAG
- the LOC103422275 gene encoding uncharacterized protein isoform X6, whose protein sequence is MNFTDFLCNPCCRKQSRHRCGRRNAVIRAPEHATIGPFSQRVLLTLEEKKVPYKLHLINLSDKPSAQARSKSGIQAIPSLHVVQRQKHVNKKVYVDLRVGDVIRFGLRQRISTKVNITKAITSFLSETRSFYPAPTLNSLHFTWLVAVLAHHKLIALQLLCLLGNYVPFYALCCPNCVMLPR, encoded by the exons ATGAATTTTACGGACTTCCTTTGTAATCCTTGCTGCAGAAAGCAATCTCGACACCGCTGTGGGCGAAGGAACGCCGTCATACGAGCCCCAGAGCATGCTACTATTG GCCCTTTCAGCCAAAGGGTTCTtctgaccttggaggagaagaaaGTGCCCTACAAATTGCACTTAATCAATCTCAGCGACAAACCCAGTG CTCAAGCTAGGAGCAAGTCCGGTATCCAAGCTATACCTTCATTGCATGTAGTACAGAGACAGAAGCAT GTGAACAAAAAGGTTTATGTGGATTTACGTGTTGGTGATGTCATCCGTTTTGGGCT aagacaaaggatAAGCACAAAAGTAAACATCACAAAGGCGATCACATCTTTCCTTTCTGAAACAAGGTCCTTCTATCCTGCGCCAACTTTGAATTCACTGCACTTCACCTGGCTG GTAGCTGTTTTAGCTCATCACAAACTTATAGCTCTGCAATTACTCTGCTTGCTTGGAAATTATGTTCCTTTTTATGCTCTTTGTTGCCCAAACTGTGTCATGCTGCCGAGGTAG
- the LOC103422275 gene encoding uncharacterized protein isoform X2 — translation MNLSRRSNLIFSSPTLFKNSNSFSTYTIPKQCVMNSGILIQVVVIAVQLFFQYVYALTLSMNFTDFLCNPCCRKQSRHRCGRRNAVIRAPEHATIGPFSQRVLLTLEEKKVPYKLHLINLSDKPSAQARSKSGIQAIPSLHVVQRQKHVNKKVYVDLRVGDVIRFGLRQRISTKVNITKAITSFLSETRSFYPAPTLNSLHFTWLVAVLAHHKLIALQLLCLLGNYVPFYALCCPNCVMLPR, via the exons ATGAATCTCTCAAGGCGCTCGAATCTGATATTCAGTTCGCCAACACTCTTTAAGAACTCCAATTCTTTCTCTACTTACACAATTCCAAAGCAATGTGTAATGAACAgtggaattttgattcaagttgtaGTAATTGCCGTGCAATTGTTTTTCCAATATGTTTATGCACTTACG TTGTCGATGAATTTTACGGACTTCCTTTGTAATCCTTGCTGCAGAAAGCAATCTCGACACCGCTGTGGGCGAAGGAACGCCGTCATACGAGCCCCAGAGCATGCTACTATTG GCCCTTTCAGCCAAAGGGTTCTtctgaccttggaggagaagaaaGTGCCCTACAAATTGCACTTAATCAATCTCAGCGACAAACCCAGTG CTCAAGCTAGGAGCAAGTCCGGTATCCAAGCTATACCTTCATTGCATGTAGTACAGAGACAGAAGCAT GTGAACAAAAAGGTTTATGTGGATTTACGTGTTGGTGATGTCATCCGTTTTGGGCT aagacaaaggatAAGCACAAAAGTAAACATCACAAAGGCGATCACATCTTTCCTTTCTGAAACAAGGTCCTTCTATCCTGCGCCAACTTTGAATTCACTGCACTTCACCTGGCTG GTAGCTGTTTTAGCTCATCACAAACTTATAGCTCTGCAATTACTCTGCTTGCTTGGAAATTATGTTCCTTTTTATGCTCTTTGTTGCCCAAACTGTGTCATGCTGCCGAGGTAG
- the LOC103422275 gene encoding uncharacterized protein isoform X3 → MDQKMDQVRPTRKREYWARASSSWAQQLSMNFTDFLCNPCCRKQSRHRCGRRNAVIRAPEHATIGPFSQRVLLTLEEKKVPYKLHLINLSDKPSAQARSKSGIQAIPSLHVVQRQKHVNKKVYVDLRVGDVIRFGLRQRISTKVNITKAITSFLSETRSFYPAPTLNSLHFTWLVAVLAHHKLIALQLLCLLGNYVPFYALCCPNCVMLPR, encoded by the exons ATGGACCAAAAGATGGATCAGGTACGGCCCACTCGCAAGAGAGAGTATTGGGCTCGGGCTTCCAGTAGTTGGGCTCAACAG TTGTCGATGAATTTTACGGACTTCCTTTGTAATCCTTGCTGCAGAAAGCAATCTCGACACCGCTGTGGGCGAAGGAACGCCGTCATACGAGCCCCAGAGCATGCTACTATTG GCCCTTTCAGCCAAAGGGTTCTtctgaccttggaggagaagaaaGTGCCCTACAAATTGCACTTAATCAATCTCAGCGACAAACCCAGTG CTCAAGCTAGGAGCAAGTCCGGTATCCAAGCTATACCTTCATTGCATGTAGTACAGAGACAGAAGCAT GTGAACAAAAAGGTTTATGTGGATTTACGTGTTGGTGATGTCATCCGTTTTGGGCT aagacaaaggatAAGCACAAAAGTAAACATCACAAAGGCGATCACATCTTTCCTTTCTGAAACAAGGTCCTTCTATCCTGCGCCAACTTTGAATTCACTGCACTTCACCTGGCTG GTAGCTGTTTTAGCTCATCACAAACTTATAGCTCTGCAATTACTCTGCTTGCTTGGAAATTATGTTCCTTTTTATGCTCTTTGTTGCCCAAACTGTGTCATGCTGCCGAGGTAG
- the LOC103422275 gene encoding uncharacterized protein isoform X5, which produces MDLEVSTSSVKWFKPFQPKGSSDLGGEESALQIALNQSQRQTQCMESCARHSAIYYKIMLNFPSLETAQARSKSGIQAIPSLHVVQRQKHVNKKVYVDLRVGDVIRFGLRQRISTKVNITKAITSFLSETRSFYPAPTLNSLHFTWLVAVLAHHKLIALQLLCLLGNYVPFYALCCPNCVMLPR; this is translated from the exons ATGGACCTGGAGGTTTCAACTTCGTCAGTGAAATGGTTCAA GCCCTTTCAGCCAAAGGGTTCTtctgaccttggaggagaagaaaGTGCCCTACAAATTGCACTTAATCAATCTCAGCGACAAACCCAGTG CATGGAGAGCTGTGCAAGGCACTCTGCAATTTATTACAAAATAATGTTAAATTTTCCTTCTTTGGAAACAGCTCAAGCTAGGAGCAAGTCCGGTATCCAAGCTATACCTTCATTGCATGTAGTACAGAGACAGAAGCAT GTGAACAAAAAGGTTTATGTGGATTTACGTGTTGGTGATGTCATCCGTTTTGGGCT aagacaaaggatAAGCACAAAAGTAAACATCACAAAGGCGATCACATCTTTCCTTTCTGAAACAAGGTCCTTCTATCCTGCGCCAACTTTGAATTCACTGCACTTCACCTGGCTG GTAGCTGTTTTAGCTCATCACAAACTTATAGCTCTGCAATTACTCTGCTTGCTTGGAAATTATGTTCCTTTTTATGCTCTTTGTTGCCCAAACTGTGTCATGCTGCCGAGGTAG